The Fimbriimonadia bacterium genome includes the window GGGCAGACCCTCCAGCTTCGTCTCCGCGCCGCTCTCCACGTCGAGAATCATCAAGTCGTCCAATTGCGGTGTCTCGGAAGGTTCGGGCGAACGGTTCACGACGAAGCAGAGGCGCTTGCCGTCCGGCGCCCAACAGAAGCTCTGAGCACCGTAGCGCTCGTTCGTCAGCTTCTCGACTTCGCGGGAGGCTAGGTCCACGACATGCAACTGGTAATGCTGGTCTACGAAGTAGCCGTCTCCATCGAGTCGGTACCAGATGTCGGTGATGATGCGTGGCGGGTCGGAGAGGCCCTTCTCCTCGCGTTCCTTCTTTGCCTTCTCGGTCCACTCGGGTGCGGTGGGGCGAAAGGCGAATGCGATGCGCGCGGAATCCGGTGACCACTCGATGCCTGCGATGGAGCCCTCCTCGAGGTCGGTCAGCTTGAACGCCTCGCCACCCTCGGTGGGCAGCAAGTAAATCTGCGCCTTAGGCTTCTCGCGCGCGGCGACGAAAGCGAGGTACTTGCCATCGGGTGACCAGCGCGGGCTGCCCTCGCTCTCCTCGCCGAAGGTGTACTGCCGCTTCTCGCCGGTCTGCGTGTCGCACACCCAGATGTGCGTTCGGTACTTATTCTTCTCCTTGTCCACAGTCTTGTGGCAGAAGGCGATTCTGCTGCCGTCGGGTGAGAGCTGCGGGTCGCCGAGGAACACGAGGTCGAGCAGGTCCTCGGCTGCGATCGGTCGTTGGGCCATCGGGTCCACCTCCTTGGTGCTGTTGGGATCCGGGGGGGTCTGAGCCGTCATGCTGAGCCTGTCGAAGCATGACGGTGAGAGTCCTCTCTACTCCCCCGGACACATTCGCCGAGCACAGTCTATCCGCGATGGCTCGACGACGACAACCGGGTGCCCTGGGTCATCGGAACCCTAAACAAGTGCGTGGTCGGGCCACGAGTTGGGTCGGTCCCGGCGGGTGGAGGCGCAGCGGAACGGTATGGCGGCACGCTGAGCAGCCCGGGTTCTGCGGCGGCTACATCACGCAGAGCTACGGCAAGAAGGCGGTCGTGATGGACGCCGTCCAACTCGAGTTCGGCGCCGCCTACCGGAGCACACAAGGCGACCGCGTCGGCGCTCGCCGAGGTCCTCTCCTGGTTCGTTTATAGGTACTACTCCCAACCTGTGGTGGAGCCCGTGCTCCGCGTCGGTTCCCTTCTTGCGCGGACGTCCCCGTTGTGCGGCGCCGAGGACCCATGTGCGGTAGATTCGGCGCGAGGTGAGCAATGTCTGACAGGCTGGCGATTCTCGGTGGGGCTCCGGTGCGTGAAGGAGCGCTCGGACGGTGGCCCCTGGTGGACGAGCGTGACGAACAAGCGGTGCTGCGCGTTCTGCGATCGGGTCGCTGGGGGCGGTCCGGGGACGGGGAGCTGGAGCGATTCGAGGCGCGCTTCGCCGAGTATTGCGGAGCGCGTTTCGGCGTCACGGTAACGAACGGAACCGTTGCCCTGCGCATCGCGCTGTGGGCCGCGGGAGTCGGACCCGACGACGAAGTGATCGTCCCGCCGTATACCTTCCTCGCCACTGCAACGGCCGTGGTGGAGTGCAATGCTACGCCGGTTTTCGTGGACATCGAGCCGGATACCTATAACCTGGACCCGACACTGCTCGAGCAGGCCATCACCGCCCGCACGAAAGCGGTGATTCCCGTTCACTTCGCAGGCCTGCCCGCGGACATGGACACGATCTGCGAGATCGCACGCCGTTACGGCATCACCGTGATCGAGGACGCCGCGCATGCGCATGGATCCGCCTACAAGGGTCGCAGGTGCGGCTCGCTCGGGGATATGGCATGCTTCTCCTTTCAGTCTTCGAAGAACTTGACTAGCGGAGAGGGCGGAATCATCCTAACATCCGATGAGCAGCTCTTCGAGCTTTGTCGCTCCATACATAACTGCGGCAGGATGCCCCACGGACAGTGGTATGACCATAACATCATGAGTGGGAACTACCGTCTGTCCGAGCTGCAGGCTGCGCTGTTGCACGCACAGATGGACCGGCTGGACGAGCTGGCAGCACGGCGAGAGTCCGTGGCGCACAGGCTCGGACATCTCTTGAGTGACGTGCCCGGCATCGAGCCGTTGCCGTACGGACCACACACCACCGCACATGCTTACCACTTATACGTTATACGGTATGACGAGCGCGTGTACGGTGTGGACCGTGCGACATTCTGCAGAGCGATGCAAGCGGAAGGGGTTCCACTCAGTGAAGGGTACGTACTGCCGCTGTATCGCCAGCCACTCTTTGCGAACCGCGCCTTCGGGCCGTTCATGATCGCCGAAGACACGGACTACAATGCCGTGTCGTGCCCCGTGTGCGAACGAGCGTGCAGCACGGAAGGCACCTGGCTCTGGCAAGGACATCTGCTGGCATCCGACGAGGACATCGAGCGCGTGGGCGAGGCGTTCCACAAGCTGTACCGCCTGCGCGACCAGCTACGAGAGGTGCCCGCTTGTTAGTCGGTGCCGCGGAGACTGACATCACACCGGATTGGCCTGTGGAGCTCGGCGGTTTCGCGGCCCGCGTGCAGCCCAGCATAGGTGTCCACGATCCGGTCCATGCCAGGGCTCTGTACGCTGTCGATGACGCCGACCATAGGCTGCTATGGCTACATGCCGAGTGCCTAGGCTTCGATGCTCCCTTCGTCTCTCGCATTCGAGCAAAGTTGTCCGGTGCGCTCGAGATCCCACCAGCATCGATCTGTCTCTCTGCCACCCACACACACTCCGCTCCTGCTACCATCACTCTCACACTCACAGGCCAGCAGGATCCTGGATACATGGAGTGGCTAGAGGAGATGCTGTGTGGGGCCGCCGATGAGGCCGTACAGTCGGCCGAGGAGTGCCGAGTGCTTTCCGGGAGAGGCTCGTGCAATCTCGGTGCCGAGAGGCGGCGCGATGCGACTGCGCCGGTGGATGACACCGTGACCGTCACGGCCTTCGAGCGCGTAGTCGGAGGGACCAAGGCAGTGGTCGCGAACTATGCCGTACACAACGTGGCAATGGGACACGAGAACCGCCTGATTAGCAGTGACATCCACGGCTACGGAGCGACTCGGCTCCACGAAAACCTGCCTGGGAAGCCGATCTGCCTGATGCTACCGGGTGCATGTGCGAACATCAATCCGCCCAGCGAGGGAACCGACTTCGAGCGCGTTGCAAGCTGGGGCGAAACGCTGGCCGGTTCGGTGGCAGCAGCGATTGAGGAAGCGACCGAAGACAACCCGTCCGCAGGGAGCGATTTGTTAGCAGTTGAAATCTCCCTGGAGAGGCTCGACGGCGGCGCGCTCACCGCACGGGCCGAATCGCTGCGCGCCAGCATGGGTGACGGCACAACGTACGCCTCTGCACGCCTCAGAGAGGCGGTCGGCATCTGGCAGCAGCATATGATGACGCGCTCGCAGAGCGACACGGTCACTATGGACGTCCAGCTCGTCACGCTGGGCAGCACCCGTTATGCTTGCATCGGCGCAGAGGTGTTCTCACACATGACACAGGCTGTG containing:
- a CDS encoding DegT/DnrJ/EryC1/StrS family aminotransferase, producing the protein MSDRLAILGGAPVREGALGRWPLVDERDEQAVLRVLRSGRWGRSGDGELERFEARFAEYCGARFGVTVTNGTVALRIALWAAGVGPDDEVIVPPYTFLATATAVVECNATPVFVDIEPDTYNLDPTLLEQAITARTKAVIPVHFAGLPADMDTICEIARRYGITVIEDAAHAHGSAYKGRRCGSLGDMACFSFQSSKNLTSGEGGIILTSDEQLFELCRSIHNCGRMPHGQWYDHNIMSGNYRLSELQAALLHAQMDRLDELAARRESVAHRLGHLLSDVPGIEPLPYGPHTTAHAYHLYVIRYDERVYGVDRATFCRAMQAEGVPLSEGYVLPLYRQPLFANRAFGPFMIAEDTDYNAVSCPVCERACSTEGTWLWQGHLLASDEDIERVGEAFHKLYRLRDQLREVPAC
- a CDS encoding neutral/alkaline non-lysosomal ceramidase N-terminal domain-containing protein, whose protein sequence is MLVGAAETDITPDWPVELGGFAARVQPSIGVHDPVHARALYAVDDADHRLLWLHAECLGFDAPFVSRIRAKLSGALEIPPASICLSATHTHSAPATITLTLTGQQDPGYMEWLEEMLCGAADEAVQSAEECRVLSGRGSCNLGAERRRDATAPVDDTVTVTAFERVVGGTKAVVANYAVHNVAMGHENRLISSDIHGYGATRLHENLPGKPICLMLPGACANINPPSEGTDFERVASWGETLAGSVAAAIEEATEDNPSAGSDLLAVEISLERLDGGALTARAESLRASMGDGTTYASARLREAVGIWQQHMMTRSQSDTVTMDVQLVTLGSTRYACIGAEVFSHMTQAVPSVCPVGCSNGIIGYLAPQHIYEVGGYEVDSAYVFYDTQRILPGGFEKVAAILRERA